In a single window of the Oscarella lobularis chromosome 4, ooOscLobu1.1, whole genome shotgun sequence genome:
- the LOC136185830 gene encoding uncharacterized protein: MALYGRLFRLHALRLSTRMSTEAANKPDTPSDTSPKWKTDREDMFAAMNKNKQFTSQIKAAFHGTPPRIVGLCKSEWLRKSEILEKAGVAPDEAQLAAFRLPAALDFDAKRMRDLVPVLKAYGLNLRRLLKNAPLVAALDPKQVADNLKKLSDVGLTHSQIRSFLYLAPSALGLPLSQWTVQRAEQLKEMGYANVTIGEAIDKALRLRSYAAAMEISGEDKGEDEMSCFLHDLGVPIDRVLSKCPSFFSEDIDHIREMCDILCSPPLFCSTENLSRILTQVPHLFPQWTEQYLVDQLTDLIKITQTPDFLLNRLLHSTATVLDVLKPPTTVKERLQVMEKHGLTQNEQHRILWAHSLYFSLELNDVDRRLGVLLGHGDITHRTFLEKPGETAVMGYHRLIARLDFGRHYDAKRLAELGMRKLCHVRDETYASFYGKTLNDYLEFVKRDTKYLSPSVLRTRSRTR; encoded by the exons ATGGCTTTATACGGACGGCTCTTTCGATTGCACGCGTTACGGCTATCCACAAGAATGTCGACGGAAGCGGCAAATAAACCAGACACTCCCTCTGACACAAGTCCCAAGTGGAAAACGGATAGAGAAGACATGTTCGCCGCAATGAATAAGAACAAACAGTTTACAAGCCAAATCAAAGCGGCATTTCACGGCACTCCACCTCGAATCGTGGGTCTCTGCAAGTCGGAATGGCTGCGAAAATCGGAAATCCTCGAGAAAGCCGGCGTAGCGCCCGACGAAGCCCAATTAGCCGCTTTTCGACTTCCGGCGGCactcgatttcgacgcgaaacgcATGCGCGATTTGGTGCCCGTTCTAAAAGCGTACGGTTTGAATTTGAGACGCCTCCTGAAAAACGCTCCCCTCGTCGCCGCACTCGATCCAAAACAG GTGGCAGAtaatttgaagaaattgagcGACGTCGGCTTGACCCATTCGCAGATAA GATCGTTTCTCTATCTTGCGCCCTCTGCACTTGGCCTTCCGTTGAGCCAGTGGACTGTACAGCGAGCTGAGCAGCTGaag GAAATGGGATATGCAAATGTGACTATTGGCGAGGCCATAGATAAGGCTTTGCGGCTG AGATCGTATGCAGCGGCTATGGAGATCAGTGGCGAGGACAAAGGCGAAGATGAAATGTCTTGTTTCTTGCACGATTTGGGAGTTCCAATAGATCGAGTGCTGTCCAAGTGTCCAAGTTTCTTCAGTGAAGATA TTGATCACATTCGGGAAATGTGTGACATCTTGTGCAGTCCTCCCCTATTTTGCTCCACGGAGAATCTGTCGCGTATACTCACCCAAGTTCCGCACCTGTTTCCACAGTGGACAGAA CAATATCTAGTGGATCAGTTAACGGATTTGATAAAGATAACTCAAACTCCAGACTTCTTATTGAATCGA ctTCTCCATTCGACCGCAACTGTCCTTGACGTCCTAAAGCCTCCTACAACAGTCAAAGAACGACTGCAAGTGATGGAAAAACATGGACTGACGCAAAACGAGCAACACA GAATACTTTGGGCTCATTCCTTGTACTTCAGTTTGGAGCTGAACGACGTTGATCGGCGTTTGGGGGTGCTGCTGGGTCATGGGGACATAACCCATCGAACGTTTTTGGAAAAACCCGGAGA AACTGCTGTCATGGGATATCATCGTTTGATTGCGCGTCTTGATTTTGGCCgtcattatgac gcaaAAAGGCTTGCAGAGCTGGGCATGAGAAAACTGTGTCACGTCCGTGATGAAACATACGCGTCATTT TATGGAAAGACTTTGAACGATTATTTGGAATTCGTGAAAAGGGATACGAAATATCTATCTCCGTCTGTGCTACGCACGCGCAGTCGAACAAGATGA
- the LOC136185832 gene encoding cysteine-rich with EGF-like domain protein 2 — protein sequence MGSISILFCLGVVLGCVRSKEDPCDTCTNLVKSFNEGLEKTAGANFGGGNSDWEETRLGSFATSETRLVEILDSVCERNSHSCNTMLEEKEEVLEEWWFKEQQNNKNLQIWFCENKIEVCCPKNTYGPKCKECPGGVEKPCSERGSCLGEGKRSGSGRCSCDQGYQGDICDTCVEGYFKNELEDGNCTKCHYSCALTCHGPGKLGCDKCKAGWNMTEEEGCQDIDECEIESPCEGGKYCINTVGSYRCENCDAACADNCTGAGPESCQSCAHGYIRPENSTTCEDVNECAENATLCEKGTYCDNVPGTYECKVCDPACGTACLGEGSQGCIDCAAGYQINGTSGCEDIDECQSSPCTDENEECINSPGSYECNCKPDYNREDGTCVPIPEEEEDDEPTENSNADENDPTPSPNDTHTDSAHDEL from the exons ATGGGTTCGATTTCGATCCTCTTTtgtctcggcgtcgttttgggATGCGTGCGATCGAAAGAGGATCCCTGCGACACATGTACGAATCTCGTCAAGTCGTTCAACGAG GGTTTGGAGAAGACTGCTGGGGCGAATTTCGGCGGCGGGAATTCTGATTGGGAGGAAACGAGACTAGGATCTTTTGCTACGAg TGAGACTCGTCTGGTGGAAATACTTGATTCTGTGTGCGAAAGAAATTCCCACTCT TGTAATACGATGctggaagagaaggaggaagtTCTGGAAGAATGGTGGTTCAAGGAGCAACAGAATAACAAAAATTTACAGATATGGTTCTGTGAAAACAAAATAGAAG TGTGCTGTCCTAAAAATACGTACGGGCCTAAATGCaaag AATGTCCCGGGGGCGTGGAAAAGCCGTGTAGCGAAAGAGGAAGTTGCTTG GGCGAGGGGAAGCGAAGTGGATCTGGACGTTGCTCGTGTGATCAGGGTTACCAAGGTGATATATGCGACACGTGCGTCGAGGGATATTTCAAAAACGAGTTGGAAGATGGGAATTGCACAA AGTGCCACTATTCGTGTGCCCTCACTTGCCACGGGCCTGGCAAGCTTGGATGTGACAAATGTAAGGCAGGGTGGAACATGACCGAAGAGGAAGGATGCCAAG atattgatgaatgtgAGATCGAGTCTCCATGTGAAGGTGGGAAGTATTGCATCAATACAGTGGGATCATACAGATGTGAAA ATTGTGATGCAGCCTGTGCTGACAACTGCACTGGGGCTGGACCAGAATCGTGTCAATCATGCGCACATGGCTACATCAGACCGGAAAACTCAACAACATGCGAAGATGTGAACGAATGTGCAGAAAACGCAACTTTATGCGAAAAGGGAACCTACTGTGACAACGTTCCTGGTACATACGAGTGCAAAG TGTGTGATCCTGCTTGTGGGACAGCATGCTTAGGAGAAGGATCCCAGGGGTGCATCGACTGTGCTGCTGGGTATCAGATAAATGGCACTTCTGGATGCGAAG atattgatgaatgccAATCGTCACCTTGcaccgacgaaaacgaagaatgCATAAATAGTCCTGGATCATACGAATGCAATTGCAAGCCAGATTACAATAGAGAGGACGGAACCTGTGTACCAAttccagaagaagaagaagacgatgaaccAACGGAAAATTCAAATGCCG ATGAAAATGATCCAACTCCCTCTCCTAATGACACTCATACAGATAGCGCTCACGATGAACTTTGA
- the LOC136185838 gene encoding dual specificity protein phosphatase 7-like — MTASSVDCAWLVDRLFATGSPHDLLLLDVRPIEKYAEGHVNGAINLTCSNLMLRRLKKGNLALSVLVNGDEAKAKFAARRKSHYVVLYDENSSSSELIDLIATKLRDESLNQIRILEGGFCVLSKSHPDVCKAKCHRNARPGSLPHLNLSNLSIGSPLPRRATVSAGAVSPSRRHHDTSKPVQIRAHLFVGSEKDAHDLKTLDEFRITHILNVTSHVPNKFEAMDDGDGSGGGGEAAQPQNKKEETIAEASEGAPAAPRRRRFTYKRIAVQDNWTQDLSAHFEEAIQFINDARSRGGRVLVHCVAGISRSVTVTIAYIMQEFDLSLNDAFDFVKQRKSDVSPNFGFMGQLLEFQKKLDKRKRDSVFSNSRDEAAVPRHCPNFVELCAH; from the exons ATGACGGCATCATCGGTTGACTGCGCGTGGCTCGTCGATCGGCTCTTTGCGACCGGTTCGCCGCACGATCTCCTACTCCTCGACGTTCGCCCGATCGAGAAATACGCCGAAGGACACGTGAACGGAGCGATCAATCTCACCTGCTCGAATCTCATGCTTCGGCGTCTAAAAAAAGGCAATCTCGCCCTAtccgttctcgtcaacggcgacgaagcgaaggcGAAATTCGCCGCGCGCCGAAAATCGCACTACGTCGTTCTCTACGACgagaattcgtcgtcgagcgaacTCATCGACTTGATCGCAACGAAACtacgcgacgaatcgctcAATCAGATCCGCATTTTAGAAG GAGGATTCTGCGTTCTATCGAAAAGCCATCCGGACGTGTGCAAGGCGAAATGCCATCGAAACGCGCGACCGGGTTCGCTTCCCCATTTGAATTTGTCGAATCTGTCGATCGGTTCGCCGCTACCGCGACGCGCGACCGTCTCCGCCGGTGCCgtatcgccgtcgcgtcggcATCACGACACGTCGAAGCCCGTTCAGATTCGCGCTCACCTCTTCGTCGGGAGCGAAAAGGATGCGCACGATCTCAAGACGCTCGACGAGTTCCGGATAACTCACATCCTCAATGTCACGTCGCATGTGCCGAATAAATTCGAGGCGATggatgacggcgacggtagcggcggcggcggcgaggcCGCGCAACCACAGAACAAAAAGGAGGAGACGATCGCGGAGGCGTCCGAGGGCGCCCCCGCAGcgccccgtcgtcgtcgtttcacGTACAAACGAATCGCCGTTCAGGATAATTGGACGCAGGATTTATCGGCCCATTTCGAGGAGGCGATTCAGTTTATCA ATGACGCGCGTTCGCGTGGTGGCCGCGTTTTAGTTCACTGCGTCGCCGGAATATCGCGATCCGTTACCGTCACGATCGCCTACATTATGCAGGAGTTCGACCTGTCGTTGAACGACGCCTTCGACTTTGTCAAGCAGCGGAAGTCGGATGTGTCGCCCAATTTCGGTTTCATGGGCCAGTTGCTCGAGTTCCAGAAGAAACTAGATAAGAGGAAACGAGACAGCGTGTTTAGTAATAGTAGAGACGAAGCGGCCGTTCCGCGACACTGCCCCAACTTCGTTGAACTATGCGCTCATTag
- the LOC136185831 gene encoding tubulin alpha-3 chain gives MREVISIHVGQAGVQIGNACWELYCLEHGIQPDGQMPSDKTLGGGDDSFNTFFSETGAGKHVPRCVFVDLEPTVVDEVRTGTYRQLFHPEQLITGKEDAANNYARGHYTVGREMIDIVLDKTRKLADQCTGLQGFLVFHSFGGGTGSGFASLLLERLSVDYGKKSKLEFAVYPAPQVSTAIVEPYNAILTTHTTLEHSDCAFMVDNEASYDICRRNLDIERPTYTNLNRLIAQVVSSITASLRFDGALNVDLTEFQTNLVPYPRIHFPLATYAPVISAEKAYHEQLSVAEITNACFEPANQMVKCDPRHGKYMACCLLYRGDVVPKDVNAAIATIKTKRTIQFVDWCPTGFKVGINYQPPTVVPGGDLAKVQRAVCMLSNTTAIAEAWARLDHKFDLMYAKRAFVHWYVGEGMEEGEFSEAREDLAALEKDYEEVGVDSQEAGEEGEEGDEY, from the exons ATG CGTGAAGTTATCTCGATCCACGTTGGACAAGCCGGAGTCCAAATCGGCAATGCCTGCTGGGAATTGTACTGTCTCGAGCACGGCATTCAGCCAGACGGTCAAATGCCCTCAGACAAGACCCTCGGCGGaggcgacgattcgttcaACACGTTTTTCAGCGAAACGGGCGCCGGCAAACACGTTCCGCGttgcgttttcgtcgatctAGAACCAACGGTCGTCG ATGAAGTTCGTACGGGAACTTACCGCCAGCTGTTTCACCCGGAGCAGCTCATCACGGGCAAAGAAGATGCCGCAAACAACTACGCTCGCGGCCACTACACCGTCGGTCGCGAAATGATCGACATCGTTCTGGACAAGACCCGAAAGCTTGCCGATCAATGCACGGGTCTCCAGGGATTTCTCGTTTTCCACTCATTTGGCGGCGGAACGGGATCGGGCTTCGCGTCCCTTCTCCTCGAACGTCTCAGCGTGGACTACGGAAAGAAATCCAAACTTGAGTTTGCCGTCTATCCGGCACCTCAAGTCTCGACGGCCATCGTTGAGCCGTACAACGCAATCCTGACGACGCACACGACTCTGGAGCACTCCGACTGCGCCTTCATGGTCGACAATGAAGCCTCCTATGACATTTGTCGTCGCAACTTGGACATCGAACGTCCGACGTATACCAACCTGAATCGACTCATTGCTCAAGTCGTGTCGTCGATCACGGCGTCATTGCGCTTCGACGGTGCTCTCAACGTCGACTTGACCGAATTTCAAACCAATTTGGTGCCTTATCCGCGTATTCACTTTCCTCTCGCCACCTATGCTCCCGTCATCTCGGCGGAGAAAGCCTATCATGAGCAACTCAGCGTTGCCGAAATCACCAACGCTTGCTTCGAGCCGGCGAATCAAATGGTGAAGTGCGATCCTCGTCATGGCAAGTACATGGCCTGCTGTCTTCTCTaccgcggcgacgtcgtgccTAAGGACGTCAATGCTGCCATCGCTACCATCAAGACAAAGCGCACTATCCAGTTCGTCGACTGGTGTCCGACCGGATTCAAGGTCGGCATCAACTATCAGCCTCCGACCGTCGTTCCTGGCGGCGATTTGGCCAAGGTGCAACGTGCCGTTTGCATGTTGTCCAACACGACGGCCATTGCCGAAGCGTGGGCTCGTCTCGATCATAAGTTTGATCTCATGTACGCCAAGCGTGCCTTCGTGCATTGGTACGTCGGCGAAGGCATGGAAGAGGGCGAATTTTCCGAGGCGCGCGAAGATCTTGCCGCTCTTGAGAAGGACTACGAGGAAGTCGGTGTCGATTCTCAGGAGGCCggagaagaaggcgaagaaggagATGAATACTAG